One Helianthus annuus cultivar XRQ/B chromosome 7, HanXRQr2.0-SUNRISE, whole genome shotgun sequence genomic region harbors:
- the LOC110867263 gene encoding mitochondrial carrier protein MTM1 produces MIEPIKSPPQQRTSNETLGLSERALSASGAACLSAVIVNPLDVAKTRLQAQAAGVAYSHPMTSHTSRMAVFGPNMMFADLRCSPSCARAGVHGTVSICPRECFEYKGTLDVLYKIIRQEGVARLWRGTIAGLALAVPTVGIYLPCYDIFRDWFEDLASQNAPSMTPYGPLLAGSLSRSLACTICYPIELARTRMQAFHDLNSGKKASGVWKTWVDVLSNLKTSENMKSVQSYRVLWTGLGAQLSRDVPFSAICWSTLEPVRRRLLSLVGEEANAMSVLGANFSAGFVAGCLAAAATCPLDVAKTRRQIEKDPTRALRMTTRQTLMEVWRDGGMRGLFTGVGPRVGRAGPSVGIVVSFYEVVKYALHDNQQHES; encoded by the exons ATGATTGAACCGATTAAATCTCCGCCGCAACAACGTACGTCCAACGAAACATTGGGGCTGTCGGAGAGAGCTTTATCCGCCTCCGGCGCCGCCTGCCTCTCCGCCGTTATTGTTAACCCCCTTGATGTAGCTAAA ACAAGGCTGCAAGCACAGGCTGCAGGTGTGGCTTACTCTCATCCGATGACTAGTCATACGAGTCGAATGGCAGTTTTTGGACCAAACATG ATGTTTGCGGATCTGAGATGTTCTCCATCATGTGCCCGTGCCGGAGTACATGGTACAGTGTCAATCTGCCCGCGAGAATGTTTCGAGTACAAAGGAACGCTGGATGTGTTATACAAAATTATTCGTCAG GAGGGAGTTGCAAGATTATGGAGAGGCACAATTGCTGGTCTTGCACTGGCTGTACCCACT GTGGGAATTTATCTCCCCTGCTATGACATATTCCGTGATTGGTTTGAAGATCTTGCATCTCAGAATGCTCCAAGCATGACCCCATACGGCCCTTTATTGGCTGGATCATTGTCACGCTCATTGGCTTGCACTATCTGCTATCCTATAGAACTTGCTAGAACCCGCATGCAG GCATTCCACGACCTCAACAGTGGGAAAAAAGCTTCTGGAGTGTGGAAGACATGGGTGGATGTGTTATCTAATCTCAAGACATCGGAGAATATGAAGAGCG TGCAAAGTTACCGCGTACTTTGGACAGGTCTCGGGGCACAGCTGTCGCGTGATGTACCTTTTTCTGCAATATGTTGGTCAACTCTTGAGCCAGTAAGAAGAAGGCTACTGAGTTTGGTGGGTGAGGAAGCCAATGCAATGAGCGTTCTTGGTGCAAATTTCTCTGCGGGTTTTGTTGCAGGCTGCCTTGCTGCAGCTGCCACGTGTCCACTTGATGTTGCAAAAACTCGAAGACAAATAGAG AAGGATCCCACTAGAGCATTAAGGATGACAACGAGGCAGACTCTAATGGAGGTTTGGAG GGATGGTGGAATGAGGGGACTCTTTACAGGGGTAGGTCCTCGTGTGGGGCGCGCAGGGCCTTCAGTTGGAATTGTGGTATCTTTTTATGAAGTGGTGAAGTATGCTCTACATGATAATCAACAACATGAATCATGA